In the Methanococcus maripaludis genome, one interval contains:
- the ileS gene encoding isoleucine--tRNA ligase, whose translation MKQVKSVNFRELDKKIKEYWKKENTYKKVKELNEHGPEYYFVDGPPYCSGAIHLGTAWNKIIKDTVLRFKRIQGYNVLDKAGWDMHGLPIEVKVENEFNIGSKKDIETKIGTLGFINKCKEFALNNLEFMQGQFENLGIWLDFENAYMPIKRDYMEMGWWTLKKAHEKELLTKDLRSGYWCPRCETSLAEHEVRGEYKEVLDPSVYVKFKLEKSDEYITIWTTTPWTLPSNMLVCVNPEFDYAYVNVEFENGTSETWVIAEKLVNDVMKKAEKNNKISKFGISKVVKGDSLIGLKYIHPLLEENEKQQEFAKIENVHTIVPGDHVTLEGGTGLVHTAPGFGEDDFNIGKEHNIPVYAPIDDNGRYTDSIWKGTFVKDMDESVIETLVSKNLLVNSGKVKHTYPHCWRCKTPLLFRATEQWFLSISKIKDSIIEQGKTVDWVPDWVKTRYVNGVSFVGDWNISRQRYWGIPLPIWICEECGNYEVIGSVDELTERANEKDLDLSDIHKPAVDKITLTCSCGGKMKRTPDVLDVWYDSGLAPYASIGSKTLKKAKFITEGNDQVTKWFYSQHALSAVVFDDTSYEKCMMHGFTLDETGEKMSKSLGNIVSPDDVTEQYGADVLRFYLLSANKAWEDLRFSYSEMDETRSMLNTLWNSYAFSANYMVLDDFIPNDEYFKHVKDEDAWILSRINTVAKEAVEALEKPHLHTYTWTLRDFVLNDFSRWYIKLIRDRTWMEKNDVQKLSAYQTLYYVIMKLISIMAPVTPHISEEIYQNLKTEDMLESIFMNKLTIESGFINETLEKDTEIIREIVDSILKGRDKAKYTLRYPITKITLPENIAETIEKYGYIIKEQGNVKEIELKEFEGNVTVKPNFKELGKIFRSDVPNVVAAINSVDPKELKESLKSGEFEVSEYVLKPEYVEFRVEIPENIIGVEFSKGNVYINIDMNDEVIKEGLVREVIRRIQSMRKDMDLDINEKINVKLKGIDFSSDYLSHIANEVRGNFVNSLTSDYNQKWTIKTPNEETYNISIDIEKMK comes from the coding sequence ATGAAACAAGTCAAATCAGTAAATTTTAGAGAATTAGACAAAAAAATAAAAGAATACTGGAAAAAAGAAAATACATACAAAAAGGTAAAGGAATTAAACGAACACGGCCCTGAATACTATTTTGTTGACGGTCCTCCGTACTGTTCTGGTGCAATACACCTTGGAACTGCTTGGAATAAAATTATAAAGGATACTGTTTTAAGATTTAAGAGAATTCAAGGATACAACGTATTGGATAAAGCTGGATGGGATATGCACGGGCTTCCTATCGAAGTTAAAGTAGAAAATGAATTTAATATCGGCTCTAAAAAGGATATTGAAACAAAAATCGGAACTTTAGGATTTATAAACAAATGTAAAGAATTTGCATTGAATAATCTCGAATTCATGCAAGGCCAGTTTGAAAATTTAGGTATATGGCTCGATTTTGAAAATGCATACATGCCAATTAAAAGAGACTACATGGAAATGGGCTGGTGGACACTTAAAAAAGCTCATGAAAAAGAATTACTTACAAAAGACTTGAGATCAGGATACTGGTGCCCAAGATGTGAAACTTCGCTTGCAGAACACGAAGTAAGAGGAGAATACAAAGAAGTACTCGACCCTTCAGTTTACGTAAAATTCAAACTTGAAAAAAGCGATGAATACATTACAATCTGGACTACAACCCCATGGACTCTTCCATCAAACATGCTTGTATGTGTAAATCCAGAATTCGATTACGCTTATGTTAATGTTGAATTTGAAAATGGAACATCTGAAACTTGGGTAATTGCTGAAAAATTGGTAAATGACGTAATGAAAAAGGCTGAAAAGAATAATAAAATCTCAAAATTCGGCATTTCAAAAGTAGTCAAAGGAGATTCATTAATTGGTTTAAAATACATTCACCCACTCCTTGAAGAAAACGAAAAACAGCAAGAATTTGCAAAAATAGAAAATGTGCACACAATTGTTCCAGGAGACCACGTAACTCTTGAAGGAGGAACTGGTTTAGTTCACACCGCACCAGGATTTGGTGAAGACGACTTTAACATTGGTAAAGAACATAATATTCCAGTATACGCCCCAATTGATGATAACGGAAGATATACGGATAGCATATGGAAAGGAACTTTCGTAAAAGATATGGATGAATCAGTTATTGAAACACTGGTATCCAAAAATTTACTCGTAAACTCTGGAAAAGTAAAACACACTTACCCACACTGCTGGAGATGTAAAACACCACTTTTATTCAGAGCGACTGAACAGTGGTTCCTTTCAATCTCAAAAATAAAAGACTCCATCATAGAACAGGGTAAAACCGTTGACTGGGTTCCAGACTGGGTTAAAACAAGATACGTTAACGGAGTAAGTTTTGTTGGAGACTGGAACATCTCAAGACAGAGATACTGGGGAATTCCACTCCCAATCTGGATCTGTGAAGAATGTGGAAATTACGAAGTAATCGGTTCAGTTGATGAATTAACAGAGCGAGCTAACGAAAAAGATTTAGATTTAAGCGACATTCACAAACCTGCAGTTGATAAAATTACGCTTACATGTTCCTGTGGCGGAAAAATGAAAAGAACTCCAGATGTTTTAGATGTCTGGTACGACAGCGGTTTGGCACCATACGCTTCGATTGGATCCAAAACCCTCAAAAAAGCTAAATTTATTACTGAAGGAAACGACCAAGTTACAAAATGGTTCTACTCACAACATGCATTGAGTGCAGTTGTATTTGACGATACTTCTTATGAAAAATGTATGATGCACGGCTTTACACTCGATGAAACCGGGGAAAAAATGAGTAAATCATTAGGAAACATTGTAAGCCCTGATGATGTTACAGAACAGTACGGTGCAGACGTTTTAAGGTTCTATTTGTTAAGTGCAAACAAAGCTTGGGAAGATTTAAGATTTTCATACTCAGAAATGGATGAAACCAGAAGCATGTTAAATACGCTCTGGAATTCGTACGCATTTTCTGCAAACTACATGGTGCTCGATGATTTCATTCCAAATGACGAATATTTCAAGCATGTTAAAGATGAAGATGCTTGGATATTGAGTAGAATAAATACCGTTGCTAAAGAAGCTGTTGAAGCTTTAGAAAAACCTCATTTACATACATACACGTGGACACTTAGAGATTTCGTTCTTAACGACTTCTCGAGATGGTACATTAAATTAATTCGTGATAGAACCTGGATGGAGAAAAACGATGTGCAGAAATTATCTGCATACCAAACATTATACTACGTTATCATGAAGTTAATTTCGATAATGGCTCCGGTAACCCCTCACATTTCAGAAGAAATCTACCAGAACTTGAAAACAGAAGATATGCTTGAAAGCATCTTTATGAACAAGCTAACAATTGAATCCGGATTTATCAATGAAACACTTGAAAAAGACACTGAAATTATCAGGGAAATTGTAGATTCAATTCTCAAAGGAAGAGATAAAGCAAAATACACTTTAAGATACCCGATTACAAAAATAACGCTTCCGGAAAATATTGCTGAAACGATTGAAAAATACGGCTACATTATCAAAGAACAGGGTAACGTAAAAGAAATCGAATTAAAAGAATTTGAAGGAAACGTAACAGTAAAACCAAACTTCAAAGAACTTGGAAAGATATTCAGAAGCGATGTTCCAAACGTTGTTGCTGCAATAAACTCAGTAGATCCAAAAGAACTCAAAGAAAGCTTGAAATCTGGAGAATTTGAAGTTTCCGAATATGTTCTAAAACCAGAATATGTTGAATTCAGGGTCGAAATTCCTGAAAATATCATCGGTGTAGAATTTTCAAAAGGAAACGTTTACATCAACATTGATATGAACGATGAAGTAATCAAAGAAGGATTGGTTAGAGAAGTTATTAGAAGAATCCAATCGATGAGAAAAGATATGGATTTAGATATTAATGAAAAAATCAATGTTAAACTAAAAGGAATCGATTTCAGTAGCGATTACTTATCACATATCGCAAATGAAGTCAGAGGAAACTTCGTTAATAGTTTAACGTCAGATTACAATCAAAAATGGACAATAAAAACGCCAAATGAAGAAACTTACAATATCTCAATCGATATTGAAAAAATGAAATAA
- a CDS encoding energy-coupling factor ABC transporter permease: MHIMEGFLPPMWAAIWFLLSGIVVIYGIIQLNKLIKDKPEVKPTLALAGAFMFILSSLKLPSVTGSCSHPTGGGLGAVMFGPAITAVLATIVLLFQAILLAHGGLTTLGANIFSMGIMGPAIGFLVFKLLKGKLNITWVVVLAAIFADWGTYVTTSIQLALAYPLPDFGTALANFGTVFAVTQIPLAIMEGLLTGLIWDYIMKLRPDLLAKLGLIEPAKAEGGAE; this comes from the coding sequence GTGCACATTATGGAAGGTTTTTTGCCTCCGATGTGGGCTGCAATCTGGTTTTTACTTTCCGGTATTGTCGTAATATATGGAATAATCCAGTTAAATAAATTAATAAAAGACAAACCTGAAGTTAAACCTACATTGGCGCTCGCAGGAGCATTCATGTTCATATTAAGTTCGTTAAAACTTCCTTCAGTTACTGGAAGTTGTTCACACCCAACTGGTGGTGGACTTGGTGCAGTTATGTTCGGTCCAGCAATTACAGCAGTACTTGCGACAATTGTATTATTGTTCCAGGCAATCTTACTTGCACACGGTGGATTGACCACATTAGGAGCTAATATATTCTCAATGGGAATTATGGGCCCAGCAATTGGTTTTTTAGTGTTTAAATTGTTAAAAGGAAAATTAAATATTACATGGGTTGTTGTACTCGCTGCAATATTTGCAGACTGGGGAACATACGTTACAACATCAATCCAACTTGCTTTAGCATACCCATTACCAGATTTTGGAACTGCTCTTGCAAACTTTGGAACCGTATTTGCAGTAACACAAATTCCACTTGCAATTATGGAAGGTTTGTTAACAGGACTTATCTGGGACTACATTATGAAATTGAGACCAGATCTCCTTGCAAAACTTGGTCTTATTGAGCCTGCAAAAGCTGAAGGAGGTGCTGAATAA
- a CDS encoding DUF356 domain-containing protein produces the protein MVLLIIRGDSYEKIKNAIADVHRHAKLTILGKPRIMVPEAADEILEHIVGDIKKPCKKACLVRIEENAPRAIDRIRKIHPPAHIVIVSERHEPYFYLLEDLPKMPLLKGYYKSKSLDSDEEIEESQH, from the coding sequence ATGGTACTCTTGATTATTAGAGGCGACAGCTACGAAAAAATTAAAAATGCAATAGCTGATGTTCATAGGCATGCTAAATTAACAATACTTGGAAAACCAAGAATAATGGTTCCAGAAGCTGCAGATGAAATTTTGGAGCATATTGTTGGAGACATTAAAAAACCATGTAAAAAAGCTTGCCTTGTCAGGATTGAGGAAAATGCGCCAAGAGCAATCGACAGGATTAGAAAAATTCACCCTCCTGCACATATTGTAATTGTTAGCGAGAGGCACGAACCTTACTTTTATCTCTTAGAAGACCTTCCCAAAATGCCGCTTTTAAAAGGTTACTACAAAAGTAAAAGTCTTGATTCAGACGAAGAAATCGAAGAATCACAACATTAA
- a CDS encoding nucleotidyltransferase family protein has product MKDQIKSFEQDRNLIIEDSKNSKNNIKDVQKIIETLKDEKNAKNVVVDFTEYNPLHNGHKYCMDFGKSEGLFISIIPGPLERSGRGVPYLVNRDIRAEMALLAGADLVVEGPPMGIMGSGQYMQCLIKIFSALNGDIIPRGYIEEETMEKVINSINNGCHIKVKPYNISCIETGEKLGEKLEIDNYVIASMSYTIYKLKEKFPKWNPKFKFIERIEGISGTKIREGVFNNNFESIKHMLPETTINVFKSFGNDLSKIILKRNEEIVLDTVNNFDSNKYLPENISEKLNEKEYYESIEEIKECIPRGFSKNNIERTISKLEARIEKETISKYIENYPANLRILKGINNNE; this is encoded by the coding sequence ATGAAAGATCAAATAAAGTCATTTGAACAAGATAGGAATTTGATAATTGAAGACTCGAAAAATTCAAAAAATAATATTAAAGACGTTCAAAAAATCATTGAAACTCTGAAAGATGAAAAAAATGCAAAAAACGTTGTGGTAGACTTTACAGAATACAATCCACTTCATAACGGGCACAAATACTGCATGGATTTTGGTAAAAGTGAAGGTCTTTTTATCAGTATTATTCCTGGACCCCTTGAAAGAAGTGGAAGAGGAGTTCCATATTTAGTTAATAGGGATATTCGAGCAGAGATGGCATTGCTTGCTGGTGCAGACCTCGTAGTTGAAGGGCCTCCAATGGGAATTATGGGGTCGGGCCAGTACATGCAGTGTTTGATAAAGATTTTTTCCGCATTGAATGGAGACATTATACCTCGTGGATATATCGAAGAAGAAACGATGGAAAAAGTAATTAATTCGATAAATAATGGATGCCACATAAAAGTAAAACCATACAATATTTCCTGCATTGAAACTGGTGAAAAACTCGGGGAAAAATTGGAAATCGATAACTACGTAATTGCTTCGATGTCTTACACAATATATAAATTAAAAGAAAAATTCCCGAAATGGAACCCTAAATTCAAATTTATCGAAAGGATTGAAGGAATAAGTGGAACAAAAATACGAGAAGGAGTTTTTAATAATAATTTCGAATCAATAAAACATATGCTTCCAGAAACCACGATTAATGTCTTTAAATCTTTTGGAAATGATTTATCTAAAATTATTCTGAAAAGAAATGAAGAAATTGTCCTTGATACTGTTAATAATTTTGATTCGAATAAATATTTGCCAGAAAATATTTCAGAAAAATTAAATGAAAAAGAATATTACGAATCAATTGAAGAAATAAAAGAATGTATCCCGAGAGGTTTTTCAAAAAATAACATTGAAAGAACAATCTCAAAACTAGAAGCGAGAATAGAAAAGGAAACTATCTCAAAATACATCGAAAATTATCCGGCAAATTTAAGAATTTTAAAGGGGATAAATAATAATGAATAA
- the hacA gene encoding homoaconitase large subunit, which yields MTLAEKIISKNVGKNVYAGDSVEIDVDIAMTHDGTTPLTVKAFEQISDKVWDNEKIVIIFDHNIPANTSKAANMQVITREFIKKHGIKNYYLDGEGICHQVLPEKGHVKPNMIIAGADSHTCTHGAFGAFATGFGATDMGFVYATGKTWLRVPETIRVNVTGENENISGKDIILKTCKEVGRSGATYMSLEYGGNAVQNLEMNERMVLSNMAIEMGGKAGIIEADDTTYKYLENAGVSREEILNLKKNKITVNESEENYYKTIEFDITDMEEQIACPHNPDNVKGVSEVSGTELDQVFIGSCTNGRLNDLRIAAKYLKGKKVNENTRLIVIPASKSIFAGALKEGLIDIFVESGALICTPGCGPCLGAHQGVLGDGEVCLATTNRNFKGRMGNTKAEVYLSSPKIAAKSAVKGYITNE from the coding sequence ATGACACTTGCTGAGAAAATCATTTCTAAAAATGTTGGAAAAAATGTTTATGCTGGAGATAGCGTTGAAATAGACGTCGATATTGCAATGACTCATGACGGGACTACACCACTTACAGTAAAAGCTTTTGAACAGATTTCTGATAAAGTATGGGATAACGAAAAGATAGTTATTATTTTTGACCACAATATCCCTGCAAACACGTCAAAAGCTGCGAACATGCAGGTTATAACGAGAGAATTTATTAAAAAACATGGCATTAAAAATTACTACCTTGATGGAGAAGGGATATGCCATCAAGTACTTCCTGAAAAAGGTCATGTAAAGCCAAACATGATAATTGCAGGGGCTGACAGCCACACGTGTACGCATGGTGCTTTTGGTGCTTTTGCGACAGGTTTTGGTGCAACTGACATGGGTTTTGTCTATGCGACTGGAAAAACATGGCTCAGAGTTCCTGAAACCATTCGTGTAAATGTAACTGGAGAAAACGAAAATATTTCTGGAAAAGACATTATCTTAAAAACTTGTAAGGAAGTTGGAAGGAGTGGCGCCACATACATGTCCCTGGAATACGGTGGAAACGCGGTTCAAAATCTAGAAATGAACGAAAGAATGGTTTTATCAAACATGGCAATCGAAATGGGTGGAAAAGCCGGAATTATCGAAGCCGATGACACCACATACAAATACCTCGAAAATGCAGGAGTTTCACGTGAAGAAATTCTTAATTTAAAAAAGAATAAAATAACGGTTAATGAATCCGAAGAAAACTATTACAAAACCATTGAATTTGATATAACCGATATGGAAGAACAGATTGCATGCCCACACAATCCAGACAATGTAAAAGGAGTTTCAGAAGTATCGGGAACAGAATTGGATCAAGTATTCATTGGTTCATGCACCAACGGAAGATTAAATGATTTAAGAATTGCTGCAAAATATTTGAAAGGAAAGAAAGTTAATGAAAATACTAGATTAATTGTAATTCCTGCATCAAAATCAATCTTTGCAGGAGCGTTAAAAGAAGGCTTAATCGATATTTTTGTAGAATCTGGAGCGTTAATCTGCACTCCAGGCTGCGGACCCTGTCTTGGAGCCCACCAGGGTGTTTTAGGTGATGGAGAAGTATGTCTTGCTACAACTAACAGGAATTTTAAAGGCAGAATGGGTAACACTAAAGCGGAAGTTTACCTCTCATCTCCCAAAATAGCTGCAAAATCTGCAGTTAAAGGATACATCACAAACGAATAA
- the pfdA gene encoding prefoldin subunit alpha, protein MNEELQNQFMALDVYNQQVDKLKEELSNIDMMIMELIRSIESMESMKVSKEILLPLGAGAFVKAEAQNPEKIILSVGVDVLLEKDVDEVIVDFQKSVKELEETKELVNTQIQKTNQEIVKLRSELEKRAAAIEQRNAQMRPKTN, encoded by the coding sequence ATGAACGAAGAACTTCAAAATCAATTCATGGCGCTCGATGTTTACAACCAACAGGTGGATAAACTTAAAGAAGAGCTTTCAAACATTGATATGATGATAATGGAGCTTATAAGATCCATTGAATCTATGGAAAGCATGAAAGTTTCTAAAGAAATCTTGTTGCCCCTTGGTGCAGGTGCATTCGTAAAAGCAGAAGCTCAAAACCCTGAAAAAATCATCCTTTCAGTAGGGGTAGATGTTTTACTTGAAAAAGACGTTGATGAAGTGATAGTTGACTTCCAAAAAAGTGTCAAAGAACTTGAGGAAACCAAAGAACTCGTAAACACCCAAATCCAAAAAACAAATCAGGAAATTGTAAAATTAAGATCTGAACTCGAAAAAAGAGCTGCTGCAATTGAACAAAGAAACGCTCAAATGAGACCAAAAACAAACTAA
- a CDS encoding RNA ligase partner protein, which translates to MQKQRFCLDTTAITDSDVRRSLGVSNISESAEKIMDIIAQARVQLDISCHIPYNTVYKELVGFLIREECAPETLIKVDTWLVKKTPNRYEIKIPAEIFYEYIKDLRERINKGMRISENAMYETALEAYILSKPDEKDREDVLNEVLSKTVNSFRDKYRNTLRGGTLDSAPDLDVLLLAKELDAAVVANDEGIEKWAQRLGLRFVNARDFPFILQEYLDLWDKK; encoded by the coding sequence TTGCAAAAACAAAGATTTTGCCTCGATACAACTGCAATTACAGATAGCGACGTTAGGAGATCATTAGGGGTTTCAAATATTTCAGAATCCGCAGAAAAAATAATGGATATTATTGCGCAAGCACGAGTACAGCTCGATATTTCATGTCATATTCCATATAATACTGTTTATAAAGAACTTGTTGGTTTTTTAATTAGGGAAGAGTGCGCACCTGAAACATTGATAAAAGTAGACACGTGGCTTGTCAAAAAAACTCCAAATCGGTACGAAATAAAAATCCCTGCTGAAATATTTTATGAATATATAAAAGATTTAAGGGAAAGAATAAATAAAGGGATGAGAATAAGTGAAAACGCAATGTATGAAACAGCCTTGGAAGCATACATACTCTCAAAACCTGACGAAAAAGATAGGGAAGACGTGTTAAACGAGGTCCTGTCAAAAACGGTTAACAGTTTTAGAGACAAATATCGAAATACACTTCGAGGAGGTACTCTTGACAGTGCCCCCGATTTAGATGTTCTTTTGTTAGCAAAAGAGCTCGACGCAGCAGTTGTTGCAAATGACGAAGGTATTGAAAAATGGGCTCAAAGACTCGGGCTTAGATTCGTCAACGCAAGAGATTTTCCATTCATACTTCAAGAATATCTTGATTTATGGGATAAAAAGTAA
- a CDS encoding diadenylate cyclase has translation MDKVKSLLKHGFNLAIDISADILLIFTETGRTYEYYKDQEAIYKRARKNRSSKDFKSLKVVVTTPNEETFLKLKNEPKIIPLLMTYRNDDRSSMIKQAVTNLFSNNIVKKGDIVVSILGIPKVTGGTDTISIFEVNEYPQILKYYEYISTIEKTKGKVINEVLNLCMELAVEGREGTPVGSIFVIGDSERVLKMSSQLILNPFEGHESFIFDKQVKGTVKELSTIDGAFIIGEKGEVLCAGRYISCSGGNIELPLGLGARHHAAATISKYTNALAITISESGGVIRIFKNGEILSEIKPKKISNDTEYSY, from the coding sequence ATGGATAAAGTCAAAAGTTTATTAAAACATGGTTTCAATCTTGCAATAGATATTAGTGCAGATATTCTATTGATATTTACTGAAACCGGACGAACTTACGAATATTACAAAGATCAGGAAGCAATCTACAAAAGGGCCCGTAAAAACAGGTCATCAAAAGACTTCAAAAGTTTAAAAGTAGTTGTAACTACACCAAATGAAGAAACTTTTTTGAAGTTAAAAAATGAACCCAAAATTATACCGCTTTTGATGACATATCGGAATGATGATAGGTCTTCGATGATAAAACAAGCTGTAACAAATCTTTTTTCAAATAATATTGTTAAAAAAGGAGATATTGTTGTATCAATACTTGGTATTCCAAAAGTTACGGGTGGAACGGACACAATATCTATCTTTGAAGTAAACGAATACCCTCAGATCCTCAAATATTATGAATACATATCTACAATTGAAAAAACGAAAGGAAAAGTTATCAATGAAGTTTTAAACCTTTGTATGGAACTTGCAGTTGAAGGGAGGGAGGGAACCCCTGTTGGTTCAATATTTGTAATCGGTGATTCAGAAAGAGTTCTAAAAATGTCATCACAATTGATTTTAAATCCTTTTGAAGGTCATGAATCTTTTATATTTGATAAACAGGTTAAAGGAACAGTTAAAGAATTATCCACAATAGATGGTGCATTTATAATTGGTGAGAAAGGGGAAGTACTCTGTGCTGGTCGTTATATAAGCTGTAGCGGTGGAAATATAGAACTTCCACTGGGCCTTGGTGCAAGACATCACGCTGCTGCAACTATCTCAAAATATACTAATGCCCTTGCAATTACTATTTCAGAAAGCGGCGGGGTTATAAGAATTTTTAAAAACGGAGAAATACTATCTGAAATAAAACCTAAAAAAATAAGTAATGATACCGAATACTCATATTAA
- the cfbB gene encoding Ni-sirohydrochlorin a,c-diamide synthase: protein MKRIVIAGTSSMVGKTTISTGIMKALSKKNNVQPYKIGPDYIDPTYHTEATENKSRNLDSFFMDKLQIRSLFKKHSKNKDISVIEGVRGLYEGISPYNDIGSTASVAKTLNAPVILLMDARSLTRSAAAIIKGFKSFDTELNIKGVIFNKIRGEGHLNKLKEAVKYYDNEIEIIGAIPRDEGLSVSQRHLGLVPTPENKQGLLERIDLWGNTVEECLDIEKIVELSDKSFDFCVDEKNKDETLWKVEKNNSKIAVAFDESFNFYYWDNFDAMEENGAKLKFFSPLNDSEVPDCDTIYLGGGYPEIFSEKLSENKSMIDSIRNFDGKIYGECGGLMYLTNSIDGKEMLKLIDANAVMTPNVQGLSYVKGTFEKDCIIGEKSKEFKAHEFHYSKLININENDFSYRINRGKGIINSMDGITSKGGDIVGGYAHQHCIGNPYFAASLSKI from the coding sequence ATGAAAAGAATAGTTATTGCAGGCACTTCTTCAATGGTTGGAAAAACGACCATATCGACCGGAATAATGAAAGCACTCTCTAAAAAAAATAACGTGCAACCATATAAAATCGGGCCTGACTACATAGACCCCACATATCATACAGAAGCTACTGAAAATAAATCGAGGAATTTAGATTCATTTTTTATGGATAAATTGCAGATTAGATCACTTTTTAAAAAACATTCTAAAAATAAAGATATAAGCGTTATTGAAGGTGTGAGGGGATTATACGAAGGAATTTCACCATATAACGATATTGGCAGTACTGCATCAGTTGCAAAAACATTGAATGCTCCGGTAATTTTATTAATGGATGCAAGAAGCCTTACGAGAAGCGCTGCTGCAATAATTAAAGGTTTTAAATCTTTTGATACTGAATTAAACATTAAAGGTGTTATTTTCAATAAAATTAGGGGTGAAGGACACTTAAATAAATTAAAAGAAGCTGTAAAATATTATGACAATGAAATCGAAATAATTGGTGCAATTCCGCGGGATGAAGGGTTATCTGTTTCCCAAAGGCATCTTGGACTTGTTCCCACCCCGGAAAATAAGCAAGGATTACTTGAAAGAATAGATTTATGGGGAAATACTGTTGAAGAATGTCTCGATATTGAAAAAATAGTGGAATTAAGTGATAAAAGTTTCGATTTTTGCGTTGATGAAAAAAATAAGGATGAAACTCTCTGGAAAGTTGAAAAAAATAATTCAAAAATTGCTGTTGCGTTTGATGAATCATTTAATTTTTATTACTGGGATAATTTCGATGCAATGGAAGAAAACGGTGCAAAACTAAAATTTTTTAGCCCGTTAAATGACTCTGAAGTTCCAGATTGTGACACCATATATCTTGGTGGAGGTTATCCAGAAATATTTTCAGAAAAACTTTCAGAAAATAAATCTATGATTGATTCAATTAGGAATTTTGATGGAAAAATTTACGGCGAATGTGGGGGGCTGATGTACCTTACAAACTCCATTGATGGTAAAGAAATGTTGAAATTGATAGATGCAAATGCGGTAATGACCCCAAACGTTCAGGGCTTAAGTTATGTCAAAGGAACTTTTGAAAAAGATTGTATCATCGGTGAAAAATCTAAAGAATTTAAAGCACATGAATTCCACTATTCAAAACTAATAAATATTAATGAAAACGACTTTTCATATAGGATAAATAGGGGAAAAGGAATAATAAACTCCATGGATGGAATAACTTCAAAAGGTGGCGACATCGTTGGAGGTTATGCTCACCAGCACTGCATTGGAAATCCCTACTTTGCAGCGAGCCTTTCTAAAATCTAA
- a CDS encoding energy-coupling factor ABC transporter substrate-binding protein, with the protein MEFKHVLMILGVIILTLAPLIMYSGLGEDEGYFGGADGAAGDLIMEISPNYEPWFEPFWEPPSGEIESLLFALQAAIGALIIGYFFGYNKAKYDDQN; encoded by the coding sequence ATGGAATTTAAACACGTTTTAATGATTCTCGGAGTTATAATTCTTACATTAGCACCTTTGATCATGTACTCAGGTCTTGGTGAAGATGAAGGATACTTCGGTGGTGCAGATGGCGCTGCTGGAGATTTGATCATGGAAATCAGTCCAAATTACGAACCTTGGTTTGAACCATTCTGGGAACCTCCAAGTGGGGAAATTGAAAGTCTCTTATTTGCGCTTCAAGCTGCAATAGGTGCTTTAATCATCGGATACTTCTTTGGATACAACAAAGCTAAATATGATGATCAAAACTAA
- a CDS encoding monovalent cation/H+ antiporter subunit E: protein MFCFQISKTISLLFNIFIVTIIIYSYLSLLIITNCFLMDKGVKMKLFGFFGYLIVFLKALGEAWIDVVKRSFDGKIDPEVIEINTNINSLMGQVLLASSITLTPGTLTIDLDSENKILKVASISPRTKDEIVPFEPYIKKIFD from the coding sequence GTGTTTTGTTTTCAAATCTCTAAAACAATAAGCCTTCTTTTTAATATTTTTATAGTTACGATAATTATATATAGCTATTTATCATTATTGATAATTACGAATTGTTTTCTTATGGACAAAGGTGTTAAAATGAAGCTTTTTGGATTTTTCGGGTATTTAATTGTTTTTTTGAAGGCTTTAGGCGAAGCATGGATCGATGTAGTTAAAAGAAGTTTCGATGGCAAAATCGACCCGGAAGTTATCGAAATTAATACAAATATAAACAGTTTGATGGGTCAGGTTTTACTCGCATCAAGCATTACATTAACTCCAGGAACCCTTACAATCGATTTAGATTCAGAAAACAAAATCTTGAAAGTAGCTTCAATAAGTCCGAGAACAAAAGATGAGATAGTTCCTTTTGAACCATACATAAAAAAGATTTTTGATTAA